The following DNA comes from Mya arenaria isolate MELC-2E11 chromosome 11, ASM2691426v1.
TACAGCAGCAGATGGCCATGTCTGTAAACCTTTACAGTGGCGTGGAaagttaaagggactagacaccagatggtcccaaaatcggcaaaaatGGTATTTCCTCAATACAAACCTAGACTTATTAAAACGAGCTGTATGCGGCCGATAAAACAACActttacatgataaaaagactattttgtcgctgtctcggCAAAGTTTACTTAAAATAGCTGGTATTTACGTGATAGACACACCCAGTAAAATTCAAATaggaaaaatatgtaaaaactaCGGAAGTTAATGTGTCGTtagtttgacaattttctttttttttcttgcaatgatATCAtgggtgtctagtccctttaaaagttTACAAAGTGCTTTCGCAGGAGGTATAACTATGTTTGTCCCTCTTCGTCATTATCTGTGCAAGGGCTATGTTGTCCGTAGTCGTCGTTATCAGCGCCACGGATGACTTTGTTCGGCGTTATCGGCGTCACGGGTCACTTTGTCCTTCGTCGGCGTTATCGGCGTCACGAGCGACTTTGTCCGTCGTCGGCGTTATCGGCGTCACGAGCGACTTTGCTCGTCGTCGGCGTTATCGGCGTCACGGGTCACTTTGTCCGTCGTCGTCGTTATCGGCGTCACGAGCGACTTTGTTCGTCGTGGGCGTTATCGGCGTCACGAGCGACTTTGCTCGTCGTCGGCGTTATCGGCGTCACGGTACACTTTGTCCGTCGTCGGCGTTATCGGCGTCACGGGCTACTTTGTCCGTCTCGGCGTTATCGGCGTCACGAGCGACTTTGCTCGTCGTCGGCGTTATCGGCGTGACGGGTCACTTTGTCCTTCGTAGGCATTATCGGCATCACGGGTCACTTTGTCCGTCATCGGCGTTATCGGCGTCGCTGGTCACTTTGTCCGTCGTCGGCGTTATCGGCGTCACGGGCTACTTTGTCCGTCGTCGGCTTTATCGGCGTCACGGTACACTTTGTCCCACCATCCGACAGCATATGGACAGCGCTAAATACCGCAGCATATTAAAACTTGCAGGCAAAACTGTCTGTAATCAACGActaatttaatgttgttttccaGTATGTGCGTTTCTCACCATCCGACAGTATATGCAGGGCCCAAAATGCCGCAGCACATTGAAACTGGCAGGCAAAACTGTCCTTATAACAGGAGCGAATACCGGCATTGGGAAAGAAACCGCAAAAGATCTGGCCAAGAGAGGTAGTGTAACTTAGATGTTCAccagtatttattaaaaaaaaaaaaaataaggattTATCGCATTTGTTCGTGGGTTCATAATTATTCATCACGATAAGAAATACATGTGGTATAATATTTTGCagctgggtttttttttattaaagaatgGCTCTCGACATCATATATATTATGCTTGTATAAAGAAAAGCCGAGGATTGTAACGTCGTTAACCATTGACATTGGTATTttcggtatgcaagaaaaagtatTACGTGTATGCTGGACGGATGAAAAAAAACGaacctcgggcacgctgcgtggccagTAACTCGGCAAGTCTCGTTCCTGGCTTCCGCACTTGCTCTCTATAGTCGGATTTTTCCATCGGCCCCGCATACAtgggaaatatatttatattataatttattatgtaggGTTAAACATACTCCCTATGATTATGATAGACAACAGAGTATAGGCAACAGATAGTTTTGATATATAACACGTGTAATATCTTTTAGTGAGTGATGTCATAAATATCGTTGAATATGCGCGCTATTAGGTGACGTTTTAGATATAGAGCGTTGCATATAACCACATtagtatttatgataaaaataaaagatcatATTCGGCATGGCCATTCATTACGAAATCTATCCAACTCGATGGCATTTTGATAGACTTGGCAAGAAtcgttttttataaatttaagaaatatttgttaaatgaatatCATACTGCATGTCCACTCATATAATATCCACTTTTTGTAGGAGCTCGAGTCCTTTTAGCATGTAGAGATCTGACGCGAGCACAGAAAGCTGCCAGTGATATCATCAACAGCACGGGAAACACGAACGTCGTGGTATACAAGTTGGACCTTTCCTCCCTCAAGTCCGTCCGAGAATGTGCCGAAGAGGTGAAGAAAAATGAGCAGAGACTTGACATTCTGATCAACAACGCAGGTAGATCTATGGAAATGAATGACGTTTTATAAGCTATTCGTTCTTATAGACACAATTCGTGCAAAAGAAAGCCGCATAATACAAGCTGAACTAAAGACGTTTTACTACACACTCCTTCAAACTTCAAATAACTATACTAGTTAAACATCTATATTGACATTAATTAGTAAGGTACTTACTAGAATCAGTTCGTTATGAACGTTTTTTTCCAGGTGTGATGTGGACCCCACAGTGGAAGACGGAGGATGGGTTTGACATGCAGATGGGGACGAACCACCTCGGACATTTCCTTCTCACTAACTTACTGCTCGATCTGGTGAAAAAGTCAGCGCCAAGTCGCATTGTTACTGTCTCATCTCTTGGTCATAGACGTATGTTCATTGTATATAAATTCTAACTTTACATAGGTCAAAACCCGTTGGCAGATATCGCTTGgttcgatttcctcgttggctcctTCGTTGTATATAAATTCTAACTTTACATACGGTCAAAACCCGTTGGCAGATATCGCTTGgttcgatttcctcgttggctcctTCATTGTATATAAATTCTAACTTTACATACGGTCAAAACCCGTTGGCAGATATCGCTTGgttcgatttcctcgttggctcctTCATTGTATATAACTTCTAACTTTACATACGGTCAAAACCCGTTGGCACGATATCGCTTGgttcgatttcctcgttggctcctTCATTGTATATAAATTCTAACTTTACATAGGTCAAAACCCGTTGGCACGATATCGCTTGgttcgatttcctcgttggctcctTCATTGTATATAAATTCTAACTTTACATAGGTCAAAACCCGTTGGCACGATATCGCTTGgttcgatttcctcgttggctcctTCATTGTATATAAATTCTAACTTTACATAGGTCAAAACCCGTTGGCACGATATCGCTTGgttcgatttcctcgttggctcctTCATTGTATATAAATTCTAACTTTACATACGGTCAAAACCCGTTGGCACGATATCGCTTGgttcgatttcctcgttggctcctTCATTGTATATAAATTCTAACTTTACATAGGTCAAAACCCGTTGGCACGATATCGCTTGGTTCGATTTCCTCGTTCGCTCCTTCATTGTATATAAATTCTAACTTTACATAGGTCAAAACCCGTTGGCACGATATCGCTTGgttcgatttcctcgttggctcctTCATTGTATATAAATTCTAACTTTACATACGGTCAAAACCCGTTGGCACGATATCGCTTGgttcgatttcctcgttggctcctTCATTGTATATAAATTCTAACTTTACATACGGTCAAAACCCGTTGGCACGATATCGCTTGgttcgatttcctcgttggctccttcattgtatataaattttaacttTACATACGGTCAAAACCCGTTGGCACGATATCGCTTGGTttgatttcctcgttggctccttcattgtatataaattttaacttTACATACGGTCAAAACCCGTTGGCACGATATCGCTTGGTttgatttcctcgttggctccttcattgtatataaattttaacttTACATACGGCCAAAACCCGTTGGCACGATATCGCTTGgttcgatttcctcgttggctccaCCTTAATGTAAAGGACCGTTTTTCCCTCTATGGTAGCATTCTCGCTCTGCTCGATATttgcgaggctcgaagtatttttgccggtccatGAGATATCAAGCCAACAGGTTTAGACTATAACTAAGTATGTGTTGAGAAGCACTGATTTTGAACAAAGAACGTGTATACATACGCGTTTAAGGGTGTTTTGGAGCTCGTTATACAAATTGTCTATCATGACACGATCAGAAAAATCTCTATAGATTTGACTGGTAGCGAGAACACAATAGTTTGACTAAAATTGCAATACAGCTGTAAAACTAATTTTAAGAACATTTGTTGTATAATAGGTTCTATGCATTTTACTGAACATTTCTGAATCATAAATTACAGGACTCATTTCCATTTTTAAGTCAAGTATGTGTTCCTTTCAGACAATTTTGTCTATGAAGGACAACAACGAATTCTGTCTGTTTTGTGCATGTAATCCCTTGTATTTTACTTTTCAGGCGCCAACTTAAATCTTGAGGATATCAATTGTGCGAAGTCATTCAGCACCGTGACAGCGTACGCTAACAGCAAACTGGCCAACATCCTCTTCACAAGAGAACTTGCCAAACGACTTGAAGGTATTCTATTTAAGCAGCAAACGTCTTACCGGCAGTGTCTGATGAAAATGACAGTTATTTACCacagaaacaaatattcaatataaattttgatcGGGTATTCACTGGAAGAACGTACGTATTTCGTTGTAAATAAACATCTTATCCAAATATtgtatagaatatatatatatatatatatatatatatatacattgtaatttatccTATATACTaatatagtatttattttttatttgaattttatcatttctaaaatgaaattTCTCTTTGGTAAAACTGTTAGTAATATACTATATTGCTAAggtgaaaatatgttgttttagcAGAAGCCTTGCCTATAAAGGAACATATACATGAAGTCGTCACATTGGTATATGAAGTAGAGAAGTAGAGTTGCTTAAAGAAACTATTATATAAAGTCACGCtactatttgtttttattgcaaatggtGGTAACGCAAGAATGTATCTTGAAACTTCCCATTGAAGGTACCAACGTCACTGCTGTCAGCTTACATCCCGGCGCTATTGCATCGGAGCTTGGGCGCCATATTGAAGATAGAAACCTGGTATCTCGACTTCTAGCAAAGGTCTTGTACTACCCATTCCTGAAGCATCTGATAAAAACACCCACAGCAGGGGCACAGACGACACTCTACTGCGCTCTTGATCCAGACGTAGAAAACCATCCAGGAAAATATTTCAGGTACATGCAAtgcagaaaaatgaaaaatgagatAACTTTTTCAAACAAGTTAGTCTAGACCTTTATGGGGTTGCGTTTAGGGCCAATGGGGTCAAGGTCCAGGTTACTGATAATAAAAATAggaaaacggttgaaactgaataactttagttagggttgacgtATTTTGACTAAACTTGTTATTTAGGAAGTGGTTGTGCAGACCTTTCATGGAATTACGCTTTGGGGCATTGGGTTTAAGGTCAGACCaaacaaaatggtttggttagggttttGTCCTTTTAAATAGAGGTAGgataggtaggctttttatttttattttttatttggctttatataagaacgttaGTGCcttcattggagaatggtgtaaaagtaatattcagtataaaacttcaaactgcatatttaaaactcacacttaaaaaaatatagattcAAGAGATTGTGTTGGGGGTCCCtagggccaaggtcactgttactaaaactCGAAAAATGGCTAGAACTGCATAACTTAGTTAcagttgacatatcttgactaaacttggtattaagaagagtttatggagacttttCATGGGTCTGCGTTTGTGATCCTGCTTCAAAAAATGGACccgaataactttagttagggttgacatatctaaACTTAGTTTTTAGGAAGTGTTTATGGAGGCCTTCCCTGGGATTGCGTTTAGGGCCCCTGTGGTCAAGGCCACtgtactaaaatagaaaaacgacTGAAACTGAATATCACAGAGAAGGCTGAAGTTCATCTGTCAATcggtgaaaacctggtttcgtcacaTTGCGGTGTTTCTTGTTATGAAATAATCAACAAAAAGACATAATGCTTTTGTTCACTTTACATCTTTAGAATGTCTGGCGTAGCTATTTCTCAAAGTTTGTCCAATGATTACCTGCTTTGCTTCTTATTATAGGACACAATACATCGgaatagtttaaacattttattttatttctacagTGACTGTGCTGTCAAAGAGCCAACAAAAGCTGGACAAGATGACGTCATGGCCTCCAAACTGTGGGCACTCTCAGAAAAACTCACGGGCCTTAAGAAGTAAATGTGCTCCAGTTTTTGAAACAGTATTGAAGCAAGCCTATTCCATTGAAGGGAAAATATACACTGATACAAATGTGTGAAAACAAGGACAATCAAATATCAATGTACTTATTGGAGCATGCATCTGTTCCAAACCATTTCTGTACATTTCATTTACACACAACTATGCAATTTGTTATGAATTCATGCTGCTAATAGACATGTAGATAGTATACAGTGTATTTAGTTTGGgtgtacaattaaaaaaataggttTCCAATTAATGCATTACATATGAACTGTAGTGTTACACAGGAACTGCTAACCCTTACCATAATTGAACGTAAACTGCATACTTAAATCAGGAATATTTACCTTGTAAAGCTCAGGCAgcaatttctcaaaacatcttaagtccctgCTAACAGTATTAAGCTAAGCTagctatttttttgtttttcaataatttgtgttaatatttacttttttaagagtttttatatttttatactttagataggaattatctgtatgataatcactataaaccatttttaatttataaaaattcaatttaagtatgtatttcagctaatttaCTTGGGGCTTGATGGCTTAGAATGtattacatttgtattgtaTGCCTTTGTAGGGTctttataaaagtatttatatggAATATggtgttataaaatatatatatataaatataaactcacatgcgcccaggccgggaagtCTAGGTGAGAACTAGTTCGCTAATTACTGCGCCAACTGGACAACCAAAACGTTATTTCAATGTATGTTGGATGAACATTcgtattaaaaacaacacacatcAATAATCATGAAACTAGAAATGCTGTTTTAGAAGCCTGGTGATTGGGTGCACCTTGAAGACATGTTGTCTAAGATCAACATCGGAAGGTTATTACGGGGAAATCAAAGGGTGCTGTAAAAGTAGAAGAAAGTTgcacatttaattaaattccatccagtaagGCCAAAGTTATAGTTAGGATCGACTGCTGTTGAAGAAAACCAAAGTACGAGAGGAGAAAACAATCGGTCCAAGAGTTATTATTGTTGCTCAGTGAACACTAACATTGTCATATATGGATGTCCACAGTTTATCAACtgagttttcttaaaataagtaCTAAGGGAATAACTTCACGACAATATGACTAAGACTTATAATTCTTTAAGGGTCTCGTCCATGAATTATAGGGTAATCGATATATTAAATTGTGCGTGAATTATGAACAAAACGCTTGTTTCAAGAACAGAACATCAACTTCGACCGTTAATGTcaatacttatttgaaaatgtgcCGAAAATGCTTTATTTGCTGAAAAGCGTGATATAACGCTCTTTCCGAAATTTATATCTTTAAGACTTGTATAAACACCATTAAATCTGCGAGCGAGTCCCTTTTACTTATGCCGCGCACAGAAAAATGCCTTAATTGCCGAAAATCGTAATATGCCAGGTGACGCTATTGCCCGTTGGATTATAACACAACCTAAAAAATATGTGAGCAAGTCTCGTTGAGGTGCGCACAGCTTCACATTGCCATctaccaacatttttttaaatccgtCTTGCGCTTTCTGAAGTATGCTTTAGttttagaaatatattgaaaataatgtgcCTGTGGGAACATTGATAACAAATGTGTCTTTCCCTTCGTCGAATGGCCAGCCTCCCTTCTTCTTCCAATGGAACTTCATGACCTCTCAGAGGCTGTATTCTCGAAGTTTGTTTCTGTACAAGTACTGTTCAAAACAACTTCAGTGAAACCGTTGAACGTGTAATAACGTGTATATAATACCGATGTCTTCATGCATTGCTAGTTATTTTAAAGCCGGTTGTATAAAATAACTAGCCATGAAGGCATCGGCGTAATCGTGGGGCCGTTCAATAACCTGAGCTGCTAATGCGCTCCAGATTTTTGTCGTCCTCCTGAAGAAAATATAGACTGAGTATGAGTATTGCTGAATGtgtcttaaaaaaatatgtgagaTACAAAATCAGAGCTCATGCCCACGAACTTGATGGACAGCATTTAACTTGATATCATCTGGGTATTGCATTCATATCATGATGATGGTTCAATATCCTGTATATGAGAATTAGCTTTTGTACGTAAGAAATAAAAGCATTCTTAGCATATTCATTCGTTGCCATAAAAccatgttgttttaaatttttaagtAAATCTAAGTTTTTTCTCATATATAACTCGATCGTACGTGAAGTCCTATATAGCAGTATAAGCCACTGTTGAAtcgaaaccgaaagtagaactTTAGTTACACACAGGTACCTGTTGTTtatcttattatatatatatgaacccaaaatggtttaaatcaacatttaagagacaaacaatgattcagaggCCTATGTGATTACAGTATAACTTGACAGGTACAGAAATGTCTGTGGTGCATTTTCGAAAGAAACGTAAGACcttctttacaaaatatatattataaatatatgaacttTGGCTTCCAGTTGACCATCATCAATCGTAACCACTCGGTCATCTCCGGTAAGTTCGGAAGATTACGGAACACTCTCCGAGTTCGCCGGATTTGACCGAGAATTAATGTCTTGACCTACATGTATTGAATATGTCAACTGAAAGTACAATGGAGGAATCTTCGCGTATTTCCAAGTTATTAGCGGATAATTGTACAGTCTTGACGTATGGAGTCATAGGAGGTAAGGTTTTACATATACTTATATTCtatgtatgcattttttcaTGGATTATTGGATATATAATACCAAAGTGACTTGGAGGGAatgtgctgaattttgacctctacaaaatttagtgacattttacctaaaataaacctaatatatatatttttttcttcagattcatcaaaggggtcactcataccaactatctagcataaataactatgaattacggcactttcacaaagtcagaaaatctcgatttgtctatttagaaaaaaatatattttaggtttattttaggtaaaatgtcactaaattttgtagaggtcaaAATTTAGCACATTCCCTCCAAGTCACTGTGTATAATACAGCTAGCACGTGCATGCTTGCAGAGTGCAGGTATGAGTTTTATTATCTGTTTAGATGTCACAGGATCTGGGATAGTGACAATGTTTTGGTCAATCTGGACTATATCTTAATGCAactgttgtaaaaaaaaaagttttcttccttatttacattttggtcacAACATCAAATTATGTAAGGAGTACAAAACCTTTaaacacatcattttacatgatacgAATAGCTTTTTGAGCTCGAATAGCTTTTTGAGCTCGTCCTACTGTACACATGTGAATTTATGTTAAGTGTTTAATGCATGGAACAAAgattgaaataaagtgtttgtGATCATGACAAGTCGGAAGTGTTCATTGCACACcttaaactgttaaaatatatgtaaaacatttttttttcataataaaagttTGACCGGGAGTTTGTTTCCATCCTGTTACCGGGTCAACGcttgttatatataattgtaattatttttcatatctcCTTGCGATTTCCTTAAACTGATGCAAACATTTGTTCTTCTTATTTTCAACAGAATGACATACATTCGATTAATTTTGATTATCACCTGTAGGATTTATCAGGAAAATCAGTCGCCAAGAAAGCGGTCAGGAAAAGTGGTCCGGTGGCCAAGAAAGGGGTGGGCACACCTTTATGTTCCGTCCTGCAATGGGGTACGAAATGGAACAAGATTTGAAAAGAATCTTCTTCTTTCGGATGTCATATTTTACATGCTATATTATTTTCCCTCTTTAAAGGCCTGGTTTAAGCCTTCTtgaagccccccccccccttaaatccgtgtatagtacacaacttacattcaatattattttcccCCTTTAACCACATAGAGGGCAGTTTTCACTTGCGGATTTAAAGGGGGGCGAACCCGACACGCGCCCCCTCTAGAATCGTCAAGGtttgcttttaattttaatatgggagaaaaaagtaatacgctaaaaatgaaacatttctcactacaaattgttaaaatttcttATGTGAGTAACCTCAAACCCCATGCTAATAGTTTATgccatattttaaaagtttgctCTATGAGTTActccccctctaacgtcaattgcTGGATCAGACCCTggttttaatgaatgaaaaatttACGAAGAATCTTCCGTCCTGTTTCTCCTGATAAAATAGTCAAatgcataatattttatttagtacCTGTTATGAAGTAAGCATTCACCTTGATACATGACTACAATTTATGGTTGTATACTATTACAAGATATCGACCCTGTTACTGGACAGTTATTctgtcatttaaatttatttccttACACGCACAATAAATATGTATCCCAActtaaaaatgtattgcaaaaaAGTTGACTGCgaagaaatgtatttatatatggcATTTTCATCTCGACCACTGTCATGTAAACGGGGTCTCCCATATGGTCAGTCGCTGTCATGTAAACGGGGTATCCCATATGGTCAGTCCCTGTCATGTGAACGGGGCATCCCATATGGTCAGTCGCTGTCATGTAAACGGGGTATCCCATATGGTCAGTCCCTGTCATGTAAACGGGGTATCCCATATGGTCAGTCGCTGTCATACAAACGGGGTATCCCATATGGTCAGTCGCTGTCGTGTAAACGGGATATCCCATATGGTCAGTCCCTGTCATGTAAACGGGGTCAGTCCCTGCCCAATGCTTTCTTGTCATTGTTAAAGGTACTTTTTATTCCATCttcaatgtaaaatgtaaacgtGAATACATGtgaacaaatgaaataaacatgactATGTATAATATTAGCATGTAGAGATTTTTAGAAGGTATTAATAGATATCtcatgtttttatatcaaaatgaaaaaaaaaaacatctgaaaattGTAACTTCGAACGCATATGTGtaataaaaatagcattttttcgGCTATGATGAGTATATCTGTCATTTTTCCTTGGTGTTCAGAATTTACACCCATCAAGAGAGAGCAGCCATTTTGGGACGCGTACAAATCCATGCGTGGCCACCCTGCAGTAGCCCCCATTTCATCGAACAAACGTCCAACGGAGCATGGCCGGGGGCGTCCTGAAGCCCGTATTTCTGTTTAAGGTCAAACGTCGTCAGTATTTTTCCTGTCATCGCCATTACGTCAGGGTCATTGGCAAGGGCTGCAATACATTGTCCAGCAAATTCTGGAGTTTCGCCTTTTTGCAACATTTCTAACCATTTCTTCCTACCTTGGAACCCTTCTGG
Coding sequences within:
- the LOC128209769 gene encoding retinol dehydrogenase 11-like, with amino-acid sequence MYMSFNTESTIMEESCISKFFADNCGFLTYGVIGVCAFLTIRQYMQGPKCRSTLKLAGKTVLITGANTGIGKETAKDLAKRGARVLLACRDLTRAQKAASDIINSTGNTNVVVYKLDLSSLKSVRECAEEVKKNEQRLDILINNAGVMWTPQWKTEDGFDMQMGTNHLGHFLLTNLLLDLVKKSAPSRIVTVSSLGHRRANLNLEDINCAKSFSTVTAYANSKLANILFTRELAKRLEGTNVTAVSLHPGAIASELGRHIEDRNLVSRLLAKVLYYPFLKHLIKTPTAGAQTTLYCALDPDVENHPGKYFSDCAVKEPTKAGQDDVMASKLWALSEKLTGLKK